The DNA window GGTTGAGCACGACACATGCCTGCCCCCCGTTCGCCGTGGATCATAAAGCAGGCGCTGGAGTCGGAGTCGGACTCACGGCTGCCggcatgggcgccgccgtccgcgccgcctccaaaccacggcgccgggccagcAAGCTCTTGAAGGCCCCGATGAACTGCACCAggctctcctcgtcgtgaGCGCAGAAGCGGTAGCTTTTCTCTTCCGTGATGATCTGCAAGCAGTTCTCCTTGCTCTTGCTCACCGGATCCAGCTCCACGACGTTGACCACGACATCGAGCTGCACGATCCACTGCGCCGTGTACTCGGACTCGTCCTTGTACAGGATGAAGTtgcgcggccgcagcaccCCCCACATGTCCTTCCACTGCCGGACCCCTCGCTTGCTGCGCAGCATCCACAGCCACCCCTGCCAGATCACCCGGTCCGGGTCCTTCTCCATCGGCGTGGCCCCGCCGGCCGGGTTGCCGACACTCACTTGGCTTGCGGACTGGTTCCCCAGCGTTTGCGGCACCGCCACTGCCGGCCGCGGAAGTGAGCCCATCTCCATGGGCGATTGCACCGCGAGGCTCTCGAACGAAGTCCCGTACTGCCGTTgcacaccgccgccctcgttATCTGACACGTCCGAATGCGACGGCAGCTCGTTGCCTGACATGCCAGACGAGTCGATGTTGGACGACTTGCGGCGCCCGGTGGCGACGAAaccaggcgccggcgggtcATACATCTCGGGTGAGCTTGACAACATTCGCTCTCGGAGAtcacggccgccagcaccggGTCCTCCTGCACCCGGTATAACAGCCCGTAGGCCATTAGGCGACAGGCTGCGGGCAAGTGGACTCGCCAGAAAcatttcctcctcctcctcctctatCCTCGCATCCCTTCGAATCAAGTTCACCCATTCTTCCGCATCTCTGGCCGTGGGCGCTTGTAGATGAAAGTTCCTCGATGGCGAGAACAATCCAAAGACGTTGTCGCGCTTGTGCTTGGG is part of the Purpureocillium takamizusanense chromosome 7, complete sequence genome and encodes:
- a CDS encoding uncharacterized protein (COG:S~EggNog:ENOG503NU47); protein product: MPEAQAIDVAPRHSTMLADVPEGGASLPRSRPNLEALATSVNQNGCFEFDRIIKSGYAEKRTSKTKKWKPVYIVLRPNTLSIYKNEKETKLRHQVHLSDLTAVTFLKDPKHKRDNVFGLFSPSRNFHLQAPTARDAEEWVNLIRRDARIEEEEEEMFLASPLARSLSPNGLRAVIPGAGGPGAGGRDLRERMLSSSPEMYDPPAPGFVATGRRKSSNIDSSGMSGNELPSHSDVSDNEGGGVQRQYGTSFESLAVQSPMEMGSLPRPAVAVPQTLGNQSASQVSVGNPAGGATPMEKDPDRVIWQGWLWMLRSKRGVRQWKDMWGVLRPRNFILYKDESEYTAQWIVQLDVVVNVVELDPVSKSKENCLQIITEEKSYRFCAHDEESLVQFIGAFKSLLARRRGLEAARTAAPMPAAVSPTPTPAPAL